A window of Excalfactoria chinensis isolate bCotChi1 chromosome Z, bCotChi1.hap2, whole genome shotgun sequence contains these coding sequences:
- the LOC140264584 gene encoding PHD finger protein 7-like, with protein MPNMFQRNEEEASNSGEPECVLCRRTRVNPDTCGQMFSTGGLCAHQFCLFFADGLLEWRSPLGELFGFSLHAVQHAVQLADQKHCFVCGERGATISCAQTGCERSFHLPCAEDGECVTQYFGQHRSFCWEHRPRQAAEAAPSQNASCVICLEPVGDSTSYHTMVCPKHALHAATMRFFCPVCGGRTQFRSQMTTLGIQIPVRRPSWWDDQDYQSLRERHRRCDARMCIYLGGRERAQEKGRWQLLLCSSCGSEGTHRNCTFWATSGNSWECDTCAAAGTGKRQRAACLGAWPGKAWQQGLGVALPVP; from the exons ATGCCGAACATGTTCCAAAGGAACGAGGAGGAGGCCTCCAACTCTggggagccag agtgCGTGCTGTGCCGCAGGACACGGGTCAACCCGGACACCTGCGGGCAGATGTTTTCCACCGGTGGGCTCTGTGCCCACCAGTTCTGCTTG ttCTTTGCTGATGGCCTCTTGGAGTGGAGAAGCCCGCTGGGAGAACTTTTTGGCTTCTCCCTTCATGCCGTCCAGCATGCAGTCCAGCTGGCAGACCAGAAG cactgctttgtctgcGGCGAGAGGGGAGCTACCATCAGCTGCGCGCAGACAGGCTGTGAGcgcagcttccatctgccctgcgcCGAGGACGGGGAGTGCGTCACCCAATATTTTGGGCAGCACCG gtccttctgctgggagcatcgcCCTCGACAGGCAGCggaggcagctccatctcagAACGCCTCCTgtgtcatctgcctggagcccGTGGGGGACAGCACGTCCTAccacaccatggtgtgcccg aaacatgCCTTACACGCTGCCACCATGCGCTTCTTCTGCCCCGTCTGTGGAGGAAGAACGCAATTCAGGTCCCAGATGACCACACTGGGGATCCAGATCCCagtcag ACGACCATCTTGGTGGGACGATCAGGACTACCAGTCTCTGAGAGAGAGGCACAGGCGGTGTGATGCCAGAATGTGCATCTAccttggaggcagggagagggcaCAGGAGAAGGG gcgctggcagctgctgctctgcagctcctgtggctcaGAAGGCACGCACCGGAACTGCACCTTCTGGGCCACCAGCGGCAATAGCTGGGAGTGCGACACCTGCGCTGCTGcgggcaccggtaagaggcaaagAGCCGCATGCCTCGGGGCCTGGCCAGGCAAGGCCTGGCAGCAGGGGCTCGGGGTGGCCTTGCCCGTGCCATGA
- the LOC140264583 gene encoding PHD finger protein 7-like, protein MPNMFQRNEEEASNSGEPECVLCRRTRVNPDTCGQMFSTGGLCAHQFCLFFADGLLEWRSPLGELFGFSLHAVQHAVQLADQKHCFVCGERGASISCAQTGCERSFHLPCAEDGECVTQYFGQHRSFCWEHRPRQAAEAAPSQNASCVICLEPVGDSTSYHTMVCPKHALHAATMRFFCPVCGGRTQFRSQMTTLGIQIPVRRPSWWDDQDYQSLRERHRRCDARMCIYLGGRERAQEKGRWQLLLCSSCGSEGTHRNCTFWATSGNSWECDTCAAAGTGKRQRAACLGAWPGKAWQQGLGVALPVP, encoded by the exons ATGCCGAACATGTTCCAAAGGAACGAGGAGGAGGCCTCCAACTCTggggagccag agtgCGTGCTGTGCCGCAGGACACGGGTCAACCCGGACACCTGCGGGCAGATGTTTTCCACCGGTGGGCTCTGTGCCCACCAGTTCTGCTTG ttCTTTGCTGATGGCCTCTTGGAGTGGAGAAGCCCGCTGGGAGAACTTTTTGGCTTCTCCCTTCATGCCGTCCAGCATGCAGTCCAGCTGGCAGACCAGAAG cactgctttgtctgcGGCGAGAGGGGAGCTTCCATCAGCTGCGCGCAGACAGGCTGTGAGcgcagcttccatctgccctgcgcCGAGGACGGGGAGTGCGTCACCCAATATTTTGGGCAGCACCG gtccttctgctgggagcatcgcCCTCGACAGGCAGCggaggcagctccatctcagAACGCCTCCTgtgtcatctgcctggagcccGTGGGGGACAGCACGTCCTAccacaccatggtgtgcccg aaacatgCCTTACACGCTGCCACCATGCGCTTCTTCTGCCCCGTCTGTGGAGGAAGAACGCAATTCAGGTCCCAGATGACCACACTGGGGATCCAGATCCCagtcag ACGACCATCTTGGTGGGACGATCAGGACTACCAGTCTCTGAGAGAGAGGCACAGGCGGTGTGATGCCAGAATGTGCATCTAccttggaggcagggagagggcaCAGGAGAAGGG gcgctggcagctgctgctctgcagctcctgtggctcaGAAGGCACGCACCGGAACTGCACCTTCTGGGCCACCAGCGGCAATAGCTGGGAGTGCGACACCTGCGCTGCTGcgggcaccggtaagaggcaaagAGCCGCATGCCTCGGGGCCTGGCCAGGCAAGGCCTGGCAGCAGGGGCTCGGGGTGGCCTTGCCCGTGCCATGA